A portion of the Oreochromis niloticus isolate F11D_XX linkage group LG10, O_niloticus_UMD_NMBU, whole genome shotgun sequence genome contains these proteins:
- the LOC100699478 gene encoding lissencephaly-1 homolog B yields the protein MVLSQRQRDELNRAIADYLRSNGYEEAYSTFKKEAELDMNEEVDKKYAGLLEKKWTSVIRLQKKVMELESKLNEAKEEMTHGGSVGQKRDPKEWIPRPPERYALSGHRAPVTRVIFHPVFSVMVTASEDATIKVWDYEAGDFERTLKGHTDSVQDISFDQSGKLLASCSADMSIKLWDFQGFECIRTMHGHDHNVSSVAIMPNGDHIVSASRDKTIKMWEVATGYCVKTFTGHREWVRMVRPNQDGSLIASCSNDQTVRVWVVASKECKAELREHEHVVECIAWAPDSAHPTILEATGSENKKSGKPGPFLLSGSRDKTIKMWDVSIGICLMTLVGHDNWVRGVLFHPGGRFIVSCADDKTIRIWDYKNKRCMKTLSAHEHFVTSLDFHKTAPYVVTGSVDQTVKVWECR from the exons ATGGTGCTGTCACAGAGACAAAGAGATGAACT aaACCGGGCCATAGCTGACTATCTTCGTTCCAATGGCTACGAGGAGGCATATTCCACTTTCAAGAAAGAAGCAGAGTTAGATATG aatgaagaagtaGATAAGAAGTATGCAGGGCTGTTGGAAAAGAAGTGGACCTCGGTTATCAGATTACAGAAGAAG GTGATGGAATTGGAGTCAAAATTGAATGAGGCTAAAGAGGAGATGACACACGGAGGGTCTGTGGGCCAGAAGCGCGACCCCAAAGAGTGGATCCCTCGCCCCCCAGAGAGATACGCCTTGAGTGGGCACCGTGCTCCGGTCACGCGTGTTATATTCCACCCCGTGTTTTCAGTCATGGTCACAGCTTCTGAGGATGCTACCATTAAG GTGTGGGACTATGAAGCAGGGGACTTTGAGCGAACCCTCAAAGGCCACACAGACTCTGTGCAGGACATCTCCTTTGACCAGTCAGGAAAACTTCTGGCTTCATGTTCAGCTGATATGAGCATCAAACTTTGGGATTTTCAGGGCTTTGAGTGCATTCGAACAATGCATG GCCACGATCACAATGTGTCATCTGTAGCTATTATGCCAAATGGTGACCATATAGTATCTGCCTCCAGAGATAAGACTATCAAGATGTGGGAGGTGGCCACTGG GTACTGTGTGAAGACATTTACAGGCCATAGGGAGTGGGTGAGGATGGTGCGTCCCAATCAGGACGGCTCGTTGATTGCCAGCTGCTCCAATGACCAGACGGTGCGCGTCTGGGTGGTTGCCTCAAAGGAGTGTAAAGCTGAGTTGCGGGAACACGAACATGTGGTAGAGTGCATCGCTTGGGCTCCCGACAGCGCTCACCCCACCATCCTAGAAGCTACAGGCTCAGAG AATAAGAAGAGTGGAAAACCTGGGCCTTTCCTGCTCTCTGGCTCCAGAGATAAAACGATCAAGATGTGGGATGTGAGCATCGGGATCTGCCTCATGACTCTG GTGGGACATGACAACTGGGTGCGCGGGGTATTGTTTCACCCTGGAGGAAGATTCATAGTGAGCTGTGCTGATGACAAGACCATTAGGATCTGGGACTACAAGAACAAACGCTGCATGAAGACCTTGAGTGCCCACGAACACTTTGTTACCTCTCTTG ATTTCCACAAGACTGCTCCCTACGTGGTGACGGGCAGTGTCGATCAGACAGTCAAAGTGTGGGAGTGCCGCTGA